A single region of the Nocardioides ochotonae genome encodes:
- a CDS encoding adenylate/guanylate cyclase domain-containing protein, giving the protein MKESESLTRTAGLERAILGAVPTYTAADVAAQSGVSLDEARRLWRALGFPETGGDTAFTSADTEAVSRIFAMVESGLIDFDLAVTITRAVGQTMARLADWETTALLHRVEEMTQGEADTPQGRLAAAMRIFEEFSGSFEELLVYVWRRHLAASVARVEALSAREEDLHTTQLTVGFADIVSFTALSNQLSEDRIGDLVELFESRCADVVANQRGRVIKSIGDSVLFVNDDPIAAYDTAAGIINVIGRDPRMPDVRVGLASGLVVMRLGDVFGPPVNMAARLTAVARRNRIIIDARTAELLPDDQFETRRLPARPVRGFGLVEPVSVRRS; this is encoded by the coding sequence ATGAAGGAATCTGAGTCCCTCACCCGGACGGCGGGCCTCGAGCGCGCGATCCTGGGTGCGGTCCCGACCTACACCGCCGCCGACGTCGCGGCGCAGAGCGGCGTCTCCCTCGACGAGGCGCGCCGGCTGTGGCGCGCGCTGGGCTTCCCTGAGACCGGCGGGGACACCGCCTTCACCTCCGCCGACACCGAGGCGGTCTCGCGGATCTTCGCGATGGTGGAGTCCGGGCTGATCGACTTCGACCTCGCGGTCACGATCACCCGGGCCGTGGGCCAGACCATGGCCCGCCTCGCCGACTGGGAGACCACGGCGCTGCTGCACCGCGTCGAGGAGATGACCCAGGGTGAGGCCGACACCCCGCAGGGCCGGCTCGCGGCGGCGATGCGCATCTTCGAGGAGTTCTCGGGCTCCTTCGAGGAGCTGCTGGTCTATGTCTGGCGCCGTCACCTGGCCGCGTCGGTCGCGCGCGTCGAGGCGCTCAGCGCCCGCGAGGAGGACCTGCACACCACCCAGCTGACGGTCGGTTTCGCCGACATCGTGAGCTTCACGGCGCTGTCCAACCAGCTCAGCGAGGACCGCATCGGCGACCTCGTGGAGCTCTTCGAGTCGCGCTGCGCCGACGTCGTCGCCAACCAGCGTGGGCGGGTCATCAAGAGCATCGGCGACTCGGTGCTGTTCGTGAACGACGACCCGATCGCCGCCTACGACACTGCCGCCGGGATCATCAACGTCATCGGGCGCGACCCGCGCATGCCCGACGTGCGCGTGGGCCTGGCCAGTGGTCTGGTCGTCATGCGCCTCGGCGACGTCTTCGGCCCCCCGGTCAACATGGCCGCCCGGCTGACCGCCGTCGCGCGCCGCAACCGCATCATCATCGACGCGCGCACTGCGGAGCTGCTGCCCGACGACCAGTTCGAGACCCGTCGGCTCCCGGCGCGTCCGGTGCGCGGGTTCGGTCTCGTGGAGCCGGTGTCCGTACGCCGCAGCTGA
- a CDS encoding glycoside hydrolase family 6 protein, with the protein MKLRGRRARPMRAALALTGILAGSLLVSGCGEDGLDPRTDNPFAERALLVDTGSRTAQAAAAAEQAGDTRGAEVFGRVAEVPQAIWLTPERTPPGQVGEYVEGIVRAADDVDRLPVLVVYGIPDRDCSGGYSAGGLDASGYLAWVQEIADAATSGEPAVAVLEPDALASAQECPDPTQRVELVGGAVDVLAEAGVATYLDGGHSHWLAPRDMAELLTDAGVDRVRGFATNVSNYQLDEDEVAYAERLSGLLDGAHYVVDRSRNGVGAEEEWCNPDGRAFGLEPEVVAGEGALDAYLWVKPPGESDGTCNGGPPAGDFWAEHTLEMAVRSGW; encoded by the coding sequence GTGAAGCTCCGTGGTCGTCGCGCCCGACCCATGCGCGCGGCGCTGGCGCTGACCGGGATCCTGGCCGGGTCGCTGCTGGTCTCCGGCTGCGGCGAGGACGGCCTGGACCCCCGGACCGACAACCCGTTCGCCGAGCGCGCACTGCTGGTCGACACCGGGTCGCGCACGGCACAGGCGGCCGCGGCGGCCGAGCAGGCCGGCGACACCCGGGGTGCGGAGGTGTTCGGTCGCGTGGCCGAGGTGCCGCAGGCGATCTGGCTGACCCCCGAGCGCACGCCGCCCGGTCAGGTGGGGGAGTACGTCGAGGGGATCGTCCGCGCGGCCGACGACGTCGACCGGCTGCCCGTCCTCGTGGTCTACGGGATCCCCGACCGCGACTGCTCCGGCGGCTACTCGGCCGGTGGTCTGGACGCGTCCGGCTACCTGGCCTGGGTGCAGGAGATCGCCGACGCCGCGACGTCGGGGGAGCCGGCCGTCGCGGTCCTGGAGCCCGACGCCCTGGCCTCCGCGCAGGAGTGCCCGGACCCGACCCAGCGTGTCGAGCTGGTGGGCGGGGCGGTGGACGTGCTCGCCGAGGCCGGCGTCGCGACGTACCTGGACGGCGGCCACTCGCACTGGCTGGCGCCCCGGGACATGGCCGAGCTCCTCACCGACGCCGGGGTCGACCGGGTGCGCGGCTTCGCGACCAACGTGTCGAACTACCAGCTCGACGAGGACGAGGTCGCGTACGCCGAGCGGCTGAGCGGGCTGCTCGACGGCGCGCACTACGTCGTCGATCGCAGCCGCAACGGCGTCGGCGCCGAGGAGGAGTGGTGCAACCCCGACGGGCGGGCCTTCGGGCTCGAGCCCGAGGTCGTGGCCGGCGAGGGAGCGCTCGACGCCTACCTGTGGGTGAAGCCGCCCGGCGAGAGCGACGGCACCTGCAACGGCGGCCCGCCGGCAGGTGACTTCTGGGCGGAGCACACCCTCGAGATGGCCGTACGGTCCGGGTGGTGA
- a CDS encoding acyl-CoA carboxylase subunit epsilon: protein MSGADATAGTPEPARPVLRVVNPDATHEEIAALVAVFSTLGGSAPAPRRAVSAWAAPERAARRQLSPGLGGWRASGLPR, encoded by the coding sequence GTGAGCGGCGCCGACGCCACCGCGGGGACCCCGGAGCCGGCTCGCCCGGTCCTGCGGGTGGTCAACCCCGACGCCACGCACGAGGAGATCGCCGCCCTGGTCGCCGTCTTCTCCACGCTCGGCGGCAGCGCGCCGGCCCCCCGGCGCGCGGTCTCGGCCTGGGCGGCCCCGGAGCGGGCCGCCCGCCGTCAGCTGTCGCCCGGCCTCGGCGGCTGGCGCGCCAGCGGTCTGCCCCGCTAG
- a CDS encoding acyl-CoA carboxylase subunit beta has protein sequence MSALPGEGTEVPTDIDIHTTAGKLADLERRIDEAVHAGSAKAVEKQHAKGRLTARERVALLFDEGSFVEIDELARHRSTAFGLEKTRPYGDGVVTGYGTVNGRQVCAFSQDFTVFGGSLGEVYGEKITKIMDMAMKTGSPLVGINEGAGARIQEGVVSLGLYGEIFKRNVHASGVIPQISLIMGNCAGGHVYSPAVTDFTVMVDQTSGMFITGPDVIKTVTGEDVTMEDLGGARTHNTKSGNAHYMASDEEDAIEYVKALLSYLPQNNLDELPSYDEVSDLEVSDLDRSLDTIIPDSPNQPYDMHDVVRAIVDDEDFLEVQELFAPNIIVGFGRVEGRPVGVVANQPMQFAGCLDIDASEKAARFVRFCDAFNIPVLTFVDVPGFLPGTDQEWNGIIRRGAKLIYAYAEATVPLVTIITRKAYGGAYDVMASKHLGADMNIAWPTAQIAVMGAQGAANIIHRKTLAAVQAEGGDVEAKRAELIDEYETTLANPYIAAERGYVDAVIAPHETRSEVVRSLRLLRSKRETLPAKKHGNIPL, from the coding sequence GTGAGCGCACTACCCGGCGAAGGCACCGAGGTCCCCACGGACATCGACATCCACACGACGGCCGGCAAGCTGGCGGACCTCGAGCGCCGCATCGACGAGGCGGTCCACGCCGGCTCGGCCAAGGCGGTCGAGAAGCAGCACGCCAAGGGACGCCTGACCGCACGCGAGCGCGTGGCCCTGCTCTTCGACGAGGGCTCCTTCGTCGAGATCGACGAGCTCGCCCGCCACCGCTCCACCGCCTTCGGCCTCGAGAAGACCCGCCCGTACGGCGACGGCGTCGTCACCGGCTACGGCACCGTCAACGGCCGCCAGGTCTGCGCGTTCTCCCAGGACTTCACCGTCTTCGGCGGCTCGCTGGGCGAGGTCTACGGCGAGAAGATCACCAAGATCATGGACATGGCGATGAAGACCGGCTCGCCGCTGGTCGGCATCAACGAGGGCGCCGGCGCCCGCATCCAGGAGGGCGTCGTCTCCCTGGGCCTGTACGGCGAGATCTTCAAGCGCAACGTGCACGCCTCGGGCGTCATCCCGCAGATCAGCCTGATCATGGGCAACTGCGCCGGCGGCCACGTCTACTCCCCCGCGGTCACCGACTTCACCGTCATGGTCGACCAGACCTCCGGCATGTTCATCACCGGTCCCGACGTCATCAAGACCGTCACCGGCGAGGACGTCACGATGGAGGACCTCGGCGGCGCCCGGACCCACAACACCAAGTCCGGCAACGCGCACTACATGGCCTCCGACGAGGAGGACGCCATCGAGTACGTCAAGGCGCTGCTGTCCTACCTGCCGCAGAACAACCTCGACGAGCTCCCGTCGTACGACGAGGTGTCCGACCTCGAGGTCAGCGACCTGGACCGCTCGCTCGACACGATCATCCCGGACTCCCCGAACCAGCCCTACGACATGCACGACGTCGTGCGGGCGATCGTCGACGACGAGGACTTCCTCGAGGTCCAGGAGCTCTTCGCGCCCAACATCATCGTCGGCTTCGGCCGCGTGGAGGGCCGTCCGGTCGGCGTCGTCGCCAACCAGCCGATGCAGTTCGCCGGCTGCCTCGACATCGACGCCTCCGAGAAGGCCGCCCGGTTCGTCCGCTTCTGCGACGCCTTCAACATCCCGGTGCTCACCTTCGTCGACGTCCCCGGCTTCCTGCCCGGCACCGACCAGGAGTGGAACGGCATCATCCGCCGCGGCGCCAAGCTGATCTACGCCTACGCCGAGGCCACCGTCCCGCTGGTCACGATCATCACCCGCAAGGCCTACGGCGGCGCGTACGACGTGATGGCGTCCAAGCACCTCGGCGCGGACATGAACATCGCCTGGCCCACCGCCCAGATCGCGGTCATGGGCGCGCAGGGCGCGGCCAACATCATCCACCGCAAGACCCTGGCCGCAGTCCAGGCCGAGGGTGGCGACGTCGAGGCGAAGCGCGCCGAGCTGATCGACGAGTACGAGACCACCCTGGCCAACCCCTACATCGCGGCCGAGCGTGGCTACGTCGACGCGGTCATCGCGCCGCACGAGACCCGCTCCGAGGTGGTCCGCTCGCTGCGCCTGCTGCGCTCCAAGCGCGAGACGCTGCCGGCCAAGAAGCACGGGAACATCCCGCTGTGA
- a CDS encoding glycosyltransferase, protein MDPRHGTEHTSPTGLVPDEANPYVRTHDPHLAAYAEEFLERVDELPTYRPTIGCVIPAYNEGETIAGVLDSLLMQTRLPDAIHVIVNNTSDDSVEIAGHYAGPHTRMTPSGEQSTLVYVHDIGKNPDKKVGALNYGYSLVEHMDYLLGVDGDTTPEPDAVEHLINEIASDDRIGGISAVYSIDDSALDGPMSKFLIAGQRAQFAAFNMQNLLKGRNMAVLGGQFSMFSTQALRDVLKDSHQRTPWVNDSEVEDSLLSLQIKSAGYLTKISAHARAHVGGMTTLRSLDAQQVKWNFGAIDLMWPGQRGDTKGQPFHPNLRLRWFEHLSMVLNMVTRLMFFLLLIAALAIDAFVFRAWWLIPPIAAVLLNLRVAHSMKFANRRDYLFALLIAPAEIYMLIRMGHFVRAWLKFFSRQQTDNWAAQAKAERGKGAAWMYPFIALAVMFVGFGAVWTYAPISMETKSEILATGWPILGVITIVQTVWMLLKAMRPYRGFQA, encoded by the coding sequence GTGGATCCTCGCCACGGGACCGAGCACACCTCGCCGACCGGGCTCGTCCCGGACGAGGCGAACCCCTACGTCCGCACCCACGACCCGCACCTCGCGGCGTACGCCGAGGAGTTCCTCGAGCGGGTCGACGAGCTCCCGACGTACCGGCCGACGATCGGCTGCGTGATCCCGGCCTACAACGAGGGCGAGACCATCGCCGGCGTGCTGGACTCGCTGCTGATGCAGACCCGGCTCCCGGACGCGATCCACGTCATCGTCAACAACACCAGCGACGACTCCGTCGAGATCGCCGGGCACTACGCCGGACCGCACACCCGCATGACGCCGAGCGGTGAGCAGTCGACGCTCGTCTACGTCCACGACATCGGCAAGAACCCCGACAAGAAGGTCGGGGCGCTCAACTACGGCTACTCCCTCGTCGAGCACATGGACTACCTGCTCGGGGTGGATGGGGACACCACCCCGGAGCCGGACGCGGTGGAGCACCTGATCAACGAGATCGCGAGCGACGACCGCATCGGCGGCATCTCGGCGGTCTACTCCATCGACGACTCCGCGCTCGACGGCCCGATGTCGAAGTTCCTCATCGCCGGCCAGCGTGCCCAGTTCGCGGCCTTCAACATGCAGAACCTCCTCAAGGGCCGCAACATGGCGGTCCTCGGCGGACAGTTCTCGATGTTCTCCACCCAGGCGCTGCGCGACGTGCTGAAGGACAGCCACCAGCGCACCCCATGGGTCAACGACTCCGAGGTCGAGGACTCCCTGCTCTCGCTGCAGATCAAGTCGGCCGGCTACCTCACCAAGATCTCCGCGCACGCGCGCGCCCACGTCGGCGGCATGACCACGCTGCGCTCGCTCGACGCGCAGCAGGTGAAGTGGAACTTCGGCGCCATCGACCTGATGTGGCCCGGCCAGCGTGGCGACACCAAGGGTCAGCCGTTCCACCCGAACCTGCGGCTGCGCTGGTTCGAGCACCTCTCGATGGTGCTCAACATGGTCACGCGGCTGATGTTCTTCCTGCTCCTGATCGCCGCTCTCGCCATCGACGCGTTCGTGTTCCGCGCCTGGTGGCTGATCCCGCCGATCGCCGCGGTCCTGCTGAACCTGCGCGTCGCGCACTCGATGAAGTTCGCCAACAGGCGCGACTACCTGTTCGCGCTGCTCATCGCGCCGGCCGAGATCTACATGCTGATCCGGATGGGGCACTTCGTGCGGGCCTGGCTGAAGTTCTTCAGCCGCCAGCAGACCGACAACTGGGCGGCCCAGGCCAAGGCCGAGCGCGGCAAGGGGGCGGCCTGGATGTACCCGTTCATCGCCCTCGCCGTCATGTTCGTCGGGTTCGGCGCGGTCTGGACCTACGCCCCGATCTCGATGGAGACCAAGTCCGAGATCCTCGCGACCGGCTGGCCCATCCTCGGCGTCATCACGATCGTGCAGACCGTCTGGATGCTGCTGAAGGCGATGCGTCCCTACCGCGGCTTCCAGGCCTGA
- a CDS encoding PH domain-containing protein, with protein sequence MALNPKLLNDGEVVVVSTRTHAKALLVPLLALVLLLAAGLAIQLLVGQEVVTRIGWVAVVVLAGRWVLWPFLEWLMGAYAFTNRRLITRTGVLVRRGHDIPLSRISDIEIELHLNDRLLGCGTLVISDASTHGRVVLPDIPRVEETKRRVHQLLHDQATEASSRHEGI encoded by the coding sequence GTGGCTCTGAATCCCAAGCTCCTCAACGACGGCGAGGTCGTCGTCGTGTCGACGCGCACGCACGCCAAGGCACTGCTCGTGCCGCTGCTGGCGCTGGTCCTGCTGCTGGCAGCCGGGCTCGCGATCCAGCTGCTCGTCGGCCAGGAGGTGGTCACGCGGATCGGCTGGGTTGCGGTCGTCGTGCTGGCCGGGCGCTGGGTCCTGTGGCCGTTCCTCGAGTGGCTCATGGGTGCCTACGCCTTCACCAACCGCCGGCTGATCACCCGCACCGGCGTGCTGGTGCGGAGGGGCCACGACATCCCCCTCTCGCGGATCAGCGACATCGAGATCGAGCTGCACCTCAACGACCGGCTGCTCGGGTGCGGCACGCTGGTGATCAGCGATGCCAGCACCCACGGCCGGGTCGTGCTGCCCGACATCCCTCGCGTCGAGGAGACCAAGCGCCGCGTCCACCAGCTCCTCCACGACCAGGCCACGGAGGCCTCCTCCCGACATGAAGGAATCTGA
- a CDS encoding response regulator transcription factor has translation MTGSDAGWTAVIIEDDPDVRDLINVVLTQSGFRTIVAKDGPDGVEAVRTHDPLLTTLDVNMPGMDGFAVAKRLREFSNTYLIMITALADEIDVVQGFEAGADDYLLKPFRPRELRARADSMLRRPRNRTEVPTSWAPSPALAVPTPAVQLSWAAQAARELDQGGLLSGAKRAAPSPSLAPAEPPAPRPALAPAGSRAPVPAPAAAPAAAPAVASAVLESSQAPLTEDGWLRFADLAVNPETGAVVLRGVAVEVAVAELDLLVSLLRTGRRVRSKADLVLAMRGEQFVTTHFVNEADKRTVENHIASLRRKLGDDGATPRYIETVRGVGYRMAEPV, from the coding sequence ATGACTGGTTCAGACGCTGGCTGGACGGCCGTGATCATCGAGGACGATCCGGACGTACGGGATCTCATCAACGTCGTGCTGACCCAGTCGGGGTTCCGCACCATCGTGGCCAAGGACGGCCCCGACGGTGTCGAGGCCGTGCGCACGCACGACCCGCTGCTGACGACCCTCGACGTGAACATGCCGGGCATGGACGGCTTCGCCGTCGCCAAGCGGTTGCGCGAGTTCAGCAACACCTACCTGATCATGATCACCGCCCTCGCGGACGAGATCGACGTCGTGCAGGGCTTCGAGGCGGGCGCGGACGACTACCTGCTCAAGCCGTTCCGCCCGCGTGAGCTGAGGGCACGCGCGGACTCGATGCTCCGGCGGCCGCGCAACCGGACCGAGGTGCCGACCAGCTGGGCGCCGAGCCCGGCCTTGGCCGTGCCGACGCCGGCCGTCCAGCTCTCGTGGGCCGCCCAGGCGGCGCGCGAGCTCGATCAGGGCGGTCTGCTGAGCGGCGCCAAGCGCGCTGCGCCCAGTCCGAGCCTCGCCCCTGCGGAGCCTCCGGCCCCCAGACCGGCACTCGCTCCGGCCGGGTCCCGGGCCCCGGTGCCGGCACCCGCTGCCGCACCGGCTGCCGCACCGGCTGTCGCGTCGGCCGTCCTGGAGTCCTCGCAGGCGCCGCTCACCGAGGACGGGTGGCTCCGCTTCGCCGACCTCGCGGTCAACCCCGAGACCGGGGCCGTGGTGCTCCGAGGCGTCGCGGTCGAGGTGGCCGTTGCCGAGCTCGACCTGCTGGTCTCGCTGCTGCGGACCGGTCGCCGGGTCCGCAGCAAGGCCGACCTGGTCCTGGCGATGCGCGGCGAGCAGTTCGTCACGACGCACTTCGTCAACGAGGCGGACAAGCGAACGGTGGAGAACCACATCGCGAGCCTGCGTCGCAAGCTCGGTGACGACGGCGCCACCCCGCGCTACATCGAGACGGTGCGCGGGGTCGGCTACCGGATGGCCGAGCCGGTCTGA
- a CDS encoding HNH endonuclease signature motif containing protein: protein MADPELPDCDTPAAVLAFAQEQRAAAHRAEFGVLEAALAWAAMHPAESISPQAPAAGWIFAEVAVPLGGEGTPLVAEFAPMELGAALGISTDSARALVGAALELAHRLPRTWAQMRAGVVPVWKGRRLAQLTLRLPPEGADFVDRQLAGRVGKVGWAGIERLVDHARAVFDPEGAEKQRREAADGRRFDVHTDQATHDGTVHVEGELDLADALDLDTAIRQGAEELAALGSTESLDVRRSMAAGELARRQLAFDLRTEAGIAGDGAASVVKPRQVVIHVHLSDAAISRDVAGIARIEETRTIVSTEQVRAWCTSDAQVVIKPVIDLGAHHHTDAYAVPDRLAEQTRLTQPVCAFPWCERPARRCDTDHVIAHGDDGPTCSCNLAPLCRRHHRAKTHTAWTYDRTDAATYLWRSPHGLHLVKDHGETRLVTAHPPDL, encoded by the coding sequence ATGGCCGACCCCGAGCTCCCCGACTGCGACACCCCAGCCGCCGTGCTGGCGTTCGCGCAGGAGCAGCGGGCCGCCGCCCACCGGGCGGAGTTCGGGGTCCTGGAGGCTGCTCTCGCGTGGGCAGCGATGCACCCGGCGGAGTCGATCTCGCCGCAGGCACCGGCCGCCGGGTGGATCTTCGCCGAGGTGGCCGTGCCGCTCGGTGGTGAGGGGACGCCGCTGGTGGCGGAGTTCGCGCCGATGGAGCTGGGTGCGGCGCTGGGGATCTCGACCGATTCCGCGCGTGCGTTGGTCGGTGCTGCGCTCGAGCTGGCGCACCGGTTGCCGCGGACCTGGGCCCAGATGCGTGCCGGGGTGGTTCCGGTCTGGAAGGGTCGCCGGCTCGCGCAGCTCACGCTGCGACTGCCACCGGAGGGTGCGGACTTCGTGGACCGCCAGCTCGCCGGGAGGGTCGGGAAGGTCGGCTGGGCCGGCATCGAGCGACTGGTGGATCACGCGCGTGCGGTCTTCGACCCCGAGGGCGCGGAGAAGCAGCGCCGCGAGGCCGCCGACGGACGCCGCTTCGACGTCCACACCGACCAGGCGACCCACGACGGCACCGTGCACGTGGAGGGTGAGCTCGACCTCGCCGACGCCCTCGACCTGGACACCGCGATCCGCCAGGGCGCCGAAGAGCTCGCGGCACTCGGGTCGACGGAGTCGTTGGACGTGCGTCGCTCGATGGCCGCCGGTGAGCTCGCCCGACGACAGCTCGCGTTCGACCTGCGCACCGAGGCCGGCATCGCCGGTGACGGCGCCGCCTCGGTGGTGAAGCCGCGCCAGGTCGTCATCCACGTGCATCTGTCCGATGCCGCGATCTCCCGTGATGTGGCCGGCATCGCCCGCATCGAGGAGACCCGGACGATCGTGTCGACCGAGCAGGTCCGCGCGTGGTGCACCAGCGACGCGCAGGTGGTGATCAAGCCGGTCATCGATCTCGGGGCCCACCACCACACCGACGCCTACGCGGTCCCCGACAGGCTCGCCGAGCAGACCCGTCTCACCCAGCCGGTGTGCGCGTTTCCGTGGTGCGAACGCCCGGCCCGGCGCTGCGACACCGACCACGTCATCGCCCACGGCGACGACGGTCCGACGTGCAGCTGCAACCTCGCCCCGCTCTGTCGCCGACATCACCGCGCCAAGACCCACACGGCGTGGACCTACGACAGGACCGACGCCGCGACCTACCTCTGGCGATCACCCCACGGGCTGCACCTGGTCAAGGACCACGGCGAGACCCGGCTCGTCACCGCACACCCGCCGGACCTGTAG
- a CDS encoding 5-(carboxyamino)imidazole ribonucleotide synthase — translation MSEPAPTLAVIGGGQLARMMAQPAIALGLPLRLLAEAPGVSAAQVIPDQLVGDYRDLATLRRVSEGCAVVTFDHEHVPTDHLHALEADGIAVRPGPEALVHAQDKGVMRERLAALGVPCPRNAIVVDVADVEAFGLPCVLKTTRGGYDGKGVWFVRSAEDCAEPFAAAAAAGVRLLAEELVDFRRELSALVARSPSGQAAAYPVVASTQKDGICHEVIAPAPDLDPDLAGRAQEIALRIAGELDVTGVLAVELFETTDGRVLVNELAMRPHNTGHWTQDGAVTSQFENHLRAVLDLPLGSPAPRARWTVMVNILGGPEAEVGRLYDGYPHAMARDPHLRVHLYGKELRPGRKVGHVNAYGDDLEDCLERARHAAAWFRGDLGNESE, via the coding sequence GTGTCCGAGCCCGCTCCCACCCTCGCCGTCATCGGCGGCGGCCAGCTCGCGCGGATGATGGCGCAGCCCGCCATCGCGCTCGGCCTGCCGCTGCGCCTGCTTGCCGAGGCGCCCGGCGTCTCCGCCGCCCAGGTCATCCCCGACCAGCTGGTCGGCGACTACCGCGACCTGGCCACCCTGCGCCGGGTCAGCGAGGGGTGCGCGGTCGTCACCTTCGACCACGAGCACGTCCCCACCGACCACCTCCACGCCCTGGAGGCCGACGGCATCGCCGTACGCCCCGGGCCCGAGGCGCTGGTCCACGCCCAGGACAAGGGCGTGATGCGCGAGCGGCTCGCCGCGCTCGGCGTGCCCTGCCCCCGCAACGCGATCGTCGTGGACGTCGCGGACGTCGAGGCGTTCGGCTTGCCGTGCGTGCTCAAGACCACCCGCGGCGGGTACGACGGCAAGGGCGTGTGGTTCGTGCGCTCGGCGGAGGACTGCGCCGAGCCGTTCGCGGCGGCCGCGGCCGCCGGCGTACGCCTGCTGGCCGAGGAGCTCGTCGACTTCCGCCGCGAGCTGTCCGCGCTGGTGGCCCGCTCGCCCAGCGGCCAGGCGGCGGCGTACCCCGTCGTGGCCAGCACCCAGAAGGACGGCATCTGCCACGAGGTCATCGCCCCGGCACCCGACCTGGACCCCGACCTCGCCGGACGGGCCCAGGAGATCGCGCTGCGCATCGCCGGCGAGCTCGACGTGACCGGCGTGCTCGCCGTGGAGCTCTTCGAGACCACCGACGGCCGGGTGCTGGTCAACGAGCTCGCGATGCGCCCGCACAACACCGGGCACTGGACCCAGGACGGCGCGGTCACCTCGCAGTTCGAGAACCACCTGCGCGCGGTCCTGGACCTGCCGCTCGGCTCGCCCGCGCCGCGCGCCCGCTGGACGGTGATGGTCAACATCCTCGGCGGCCCCGAGGCCGAGGTCGGTCGGCTGTACGACGGCTACCCCCACGCGATGGCCCGCGACCCGCACCTGCGGGTGCACCTGTACGGCAAGGAGCTGCGCCCTGGCCGCAAGGTCGGCCACGTCAACGCCTACGGCGACGATCTCGAGGACTGCCTGGAGCGGGCGCGGCACGCCGCCGCCTGGTTCCGCGGCGACCTCGGCAACGAGAGCGAGTGA
- a CDS encoding winged helix-turn-helix domain-containing protein, with amino-acid sequence MYEVQDVRLDPGSRRVWRGASEVVLSRKEFELLHALIARAGEVVTREELMHDVWDTTFWTSSKTIDVHLGWVRRKLGDDSREPRLITTIRGQGLRFEKGEPSGSGVVS; translated from the coding sequence GTGTACGAGGTCCAGGACGTTCGACTCGACCCGGGGAGCCGGCGGGTCTGGCGCGGGGCGAGCGAGGTCGTGCTGTCGCGCAAGGAGTTCGAGCTGCTGCACGCGCTGATCGCGCGTGCCGGTGAGGTCGTCACCCGCGAGGAGCTCATGCACGACGTCTGGGACACGACCTTCTGGACCTCCTCCAAGACCATCGACGTCCACCTCGGCTGGGTGCGCCGCAAGCTCGGCGACGACAGTCGCGAGCCCCGGTTGATCACCACCATCCGGGGCCAGGGACTCCGCTTCGAGAAGGGCGAGCCGAGCGGCTCGGGAGTCGTCTCCTAG
- a CDS encoding biotin--[acetyl-CoA-carboxylase] ligase, translating into MDRTRVTARRRDLGPDLVLEVLEETTSTNAVAAQRARAGAAEGLVVVAEHQSAGRGRLDRSWEMPARSGLIVSVLLRPVLATREWPWLPLLTGYAVGRTLREAGFPAAGVKWPNDALIGDRKVAGILVEVVDTPTGLAAVVGIGLNVDLTPEELPIPTATSLALEAGERGVPDRADLLADLLATLLDTYRDWQRDSADGADGAQRLRAAYRDACVTLGRDVRVELPSGEALLGRATDVDETGRLLVEGPDGEVAVGAGDVVHVRPA; encoded by the coding sequence TTGGACAGGACACGGGTCACCGCACGACGCCGTGATCTCGGGCCCGACCTGGTCCTCGAGGTGCTCGAGGAGACCACGTCCACCAACGCCGTCGCCGCCCAGCGCGCGCGTGCCGGGGCCGCCGAGGGTCTCGTCGTCGTGGCGGAGCACCAGAGCGCCGGGCGCGGCCGTCTCGACCGCAGCTGGGAGATGCCCGCGCGCTCCGGGCTGATCGTCTCGGTGCTGCTGCGCCCGGTCCTCGCCACGCGCGAGTGGCCGTGGCTGCCGCTCTTGACCGGGTACGCCGTGGGACGCACGCTGCGCGAGGCCGGGTTCCCCGCCGCCGGGGTGAAGTGGCCCAACGACGCGCTGATCGGGGACCGCAAGGTCGCCGGCATCCTCGTCGAGGTCGTCGACACCCCCACCGGACTGGCCGCGGTCGTGGGGATCGGCCTCAACGTCGACCTGACGCCCGAGGAGCTGCCGATCCCGACCGCGACGTCGCTGGCCCTCGAGGCAGGCGAGCGCGGTGTGCCCGACCGCGCCGACCTGCTCGCCGACCTGCTCGCCACCCTGCTGGACACCTACCGGGACTGGCAGCGTGACAGCGCCGACGGGGCCGACGGAGCGCAGCGCCTGCGCGCGGCGTACCGCGACGCCTGCGTGACCCTGGGCCGCGACGTCCGCGTCGAGCTGCCCTCCGGCGAGGCCCTCCTCGGCCGGGCCACCGACGTCGACGAGACCGGCCGGCTGCTCGTCGAGGGCCCTGACGGTGAGGTCGCGGTCGGCGCCGGAGACGTCGTGCACGTCCGTCCCGCCTGA